Genomic DNA from Candidatus Thermoplasmatota archaeon:
AGGAAGTGAGCGTAGATTTTTGGTGGGGTGAAAAGCTGATTATCTTTGAGGAAGTTCCTGCTGAAGTATGCCAACAATGTGGGGAGAAATTCCTTGATGCCGTGGTCTATAAAGAGATGGAAAAGGTGGCACAGACGCAAGGGAAGCCTTCTAAGAGCATCACTGTGGACGTAGTGAATTTCAGGGGAACCGTTAAGGTCTGACTGCTGACTATCGACCAGGAACTGGTCACCCATCACCCGTTATTCATTACTCATCACTCATCACGGATTACCCGTCACACATAACTGATGACTCATCACGAATTACTTCAGTGTGTTACAATTTGAATTATAATGGTAGGAGGCTTGATGAGCATCATAGTTATCGGCGCTGGCTATGTTGGTCTGGCGGCTGCCTGGGGTAGGCTTTGATTAATCAAACTACCATAGGGTAGAATGATGATGGTATATAAATAAGAAACGGGGGTATTAGTAAGTGCTTGATATTAAAAAAGAGTATATCGTCACCGATGATGATAAGAAAAAGGCGGTTTTAATAGATATAGAAACATTTGAAAAGATAGAGGAAATTCTGGAAAGCTATGGGCTTGGCAAATACATGGAGGAAGTTGAAGGTGAGGAGGTTCTATCTGTAGATGCATCCGGTTATCATCGTGGGACAAGAATGTGAACAGTGTAAAGGTATAGTAGGAGGTGTTTGACAATGGAGATAACAACTAAAGACGCTTTAGAGAGAATTAAAGATTTACAACGAGAACTTGAATACCTAAAAAGGGATTTGCTGCAGGTAAAGACAAAACCGAGAGAAAAACTTTCGCTCTTTGGCAGTGTTCATGGTGGTGATATTACAGACGAGGTAATAGAGGAAGCAAAGAAGGATTTATTCAGAGAGACAGAAAACCTCTAATGATTTATGTATTAGACACACACATTCTGAT
This window encodes:
- a CDS encoding type II toxin-antitoxin system MqsA family antitoxin, whose amino-acid sequence is MVARCYFCGGKVEKEEVSVDFWWGEKLIIFEEVPAEVCQQCGEKFLDAVVYKEMEKVAQTQGKPSKSITVDVVNFRGTVKV